The Platichthys flesus chromosome 10, fPlaFle2.1, whole genome shotgun sequence genome includes a window with the following:
- the LOC133962024 gene encoding zinc finger FYVE domain-containing protein 1-like, whose amino-acid sequence MSGHGSSLEKGVNTSLICQESYVCGGSEEAAFECNECKSLQCVRCELELHSQERLKNHERVQIVPGHVPYCDNCKGGNGDNGKRHRSVVRCQNCKVNLCQDCQKRTHSGGNKKKHQLTSYPPPPKPAEVITVQTPVPPAVQIADEINSQRSRLLEKVSSFLLVDENEEMQIKDEASFMKSLSCFPDQLLKVVAIFGNTGEGKSHTLNHTFFMGREVFKTSPTQESCTVGVWAAFDPIHKVVVIDTEGLLGNSSKQGQRTRLLLKVLAISDLIIYRTHTDRLHDDLFKFLGDASDAYLKHFTKELKATTARCGLDVPLSTLGPAVVIFHETVHTKLLGSDKSSESVDRLLSERFRKLSRFPEAFSSVQYWGTQTLNPPTDFRGLQNKLEQLLDNNATRSPRTPLVIFKALQALSERFSGEIVGELTALSCFFPDEYFTCSCLCLSCGSGCKNSMNHLGEGVGHEAKHRCRYSAQYDNRIYTCKACYEGGKEVIVVPKTSASSDSPWLGLAKYAWSGYVIECPNCDVIYRSRQFWYGNQDPVDTVVRTEIQHVWPGSDGFLKDNSNAAQRLLDGVNLVAQSMSELSVKPAKAVTSWLTDQIAPAYWKPNSLILVCHKCQAVFQDNDNKHHCRACGEGFCDGCSSKAAPVPERGWGLAPVRVCDVCFEQRASYEERLEAELDEEESGTLARKVGEAVTNTIGVVVTAIDIPLGLVKDAARPAYWVPDQDILSCHNCQREFTAKLSKHHCRACGQGVCDDCSPERRPVPSRGWDHPVRVCTSCNQKPGEL is encoded by the exons ATGAGCGGGCATGGCTCATCTTTAGAGAAAGGAGTAAACACCAGTCTAATATGTCAAGAAAGTTATGTCTGTGGTGGCTCCGAGGAGGCCGCCTTCGAGTGTAATGAGTGCAAAAGCCTGCAGTGTGTTCGCTGTGAGCTGGAGCTCCACAGTCAGGAGCGTTTGAAGAACCATGAGAGGGTTCAGATCGTCCCCGGGCATGTCCCGTACTGTGACAACTGTAAAGGAGGTAATGGAGACAATGGCAAGCGCCACAGGTCTGTGGTCCGCTGCCAGAATTGCAAAGTTAACCTGTGCCAGGACTGTCAGAAACGCACCCACAGTGGAGGCAACAAGAAGAAACACCAGCTCACATCTTATCCTCCACCCCCCAAACCTGCAGAGGTCATTACTGTCCAAACACCTGTTCCGCCCGCTGTTCAAATAGCAGACGAGATCAACTCCCAGAGGTCCAGACTCCTGGAGAAGGTTTCCAGCTTTCTATTGGTTGATGAGAATGAGGAAATGCAG ATAAAAGATGAAGCTTCCTTCATGAAGAGCCTGAGCTGCTTCCCTGACCAGCTCCTGAAGGTGGTGGCAATCTTCGGTAACACTGGAGAGGGCAAGTCTCACACCCTGAACCACACATTCTTCATGGGAAGAGAAGTGTTCAAGACCTCTCCCACACAGGAGTCGTGCACGGTGGGCGTGTGGGCAGCGTTTGACCCCATCCACAAAGTCGTGGTCATCGATACAGAGGGTCTGCTTGGAAACAGTTCAAAACAGGGCCAGAGAACCCGTCTCTTGCTCAAGGTGCTCGCTATCTCCGACCTTATCATTTACCGTACCCACACCGACCGTCTCCACGATGACctcttcaagttcctcggggatGCCTCGGATGCCTACTTGAAGCATTTCACCAAGGAGCTGAAGGCCACGACAGCCCGCTGTGGCCTGGATGTCCCGCTGTCCACCCTGGGCCCGGCGGTGGTTATCTTCCATGAAACCGTTCACACTAAGTTGCTTGGCTCAG ATAAGTCATCTGAGTCTGTAGACCGGCTGCTGTCGGAGCGCTTCAGGAAGCTTTCCCGTTTCCCGGAGGCCTTCAGCTCTGTTCAGTACTGGGGCACGCAGACCCTCAACCCCCCCACCGACTTCCGTGGCCTGCAGAATAAACTGGAGCAGCTCCTGGATAACAACGCCACCCGCTCCCCACGCACCCCTTTGGTCATCTTCAAAGCCCTGCAG GCACTGAGCGAGCGCTTCAGTGGGGAAATTGTAGGTGAGCTGACGgccctcagctgcttctttCCTGATGAATACTTCACCTGCTCCTGCCTGTGCCTCAGTTGTGG TTCTGGCTGCAAAAACAGCATGAACCACTTAGGAGAGGGAGTGGGCCACGAGGCGAAGCATCGATGTCGTTACTCTGCTCAATATGATAATCGCATTTACACCTGTAAG GCTTGCTATGAAGGAGGAAAGGAGGTCATCGTTGTCCCGAAGACCTCGGCCTCCTCAGACTCTCCATGGTTGGGCCTCGCCAAATACGCTTGGTCTGG gtatGTTATTGAATGTCCCAACTGTGATGTGATCTATCGGAGTCGTCAGTTCTGGTATGGGAACCAGGACCCTGTGGATACAGTTGTGCGAACGGAGATCCAGCACGTATGGCCAGGG TCGGATGGCTTTTTAAAGGACAATAGCAATGCAGCACAGCGTCTTCTGGATGGAGTCAACCTAGTGGCCCAGTCTATGTCAGAGCTCAGTGTCAAGCCTGCTAAGGCCGTCACCTCTTGGCTGACGGATCAGATCGCCCCGGCCTACTGGAAACCCAACTCCCTCATCCTG GTGTGCCATAAGTGTCAGGCAGTCTTCCAGGACAACGACAACAAGCATCACTGCCGTGCCTGTGGGGAGGGCTTCTGCGATGGCTGCTCTTCCAAAGCCGCGCCCGTCCCTGAGAGAGGCTGGGGTCTCGCCCCTGTCAGAGTCTGCGATGTCTGCTTCGAGCAGAGAGCCTCGTACGAAG AGCGGCTTGAGGCAGAACTTGATGAGGAGGAAAGTGGAACCTTGGCCAGGAAAGTTGGAGAGGCGGTTACCAACACCATAGGGGTTGTGGTGACGGCTATTGACATCCCACTTG GCCTGGTGAAAGATGCTGCCCGTCCTGCGTACTGGGTGCCTGACCAGGACATCCTGTCCTGCCACAACTGCCAACGTGAGTTCACTGCCAAACTGTCCAAGCATCACTGCCGCGCCTGTGGCCAAGGAGTGTGCGACGACTGCTCCCCGGAGCGTCGGCCAGTTCCGTCGCGTGGCTGGGACCACCCCGTGCGCGTGTGCACCAGCTGCAACCAGAAGCCCGGAGAACTTTAA
- the LOC133962140 gene encoding rho-related GTP-binding protein RhoU-like, producing the protein MAEACQRRDKPTKLREELSCMLVGDGAVGKTSMIISYIFNGYRSEYRQTAFDVFTGLVHVNGLPTRIKLIDTAGQEEFGHLRSLCYAHVDVFILCFSLVNPVSFENITSKWIPQIRAGNPTSPIVLVGTQSDLSHNVDVLIHLHQRSTKPVHCSRARRLARRIRAHDYVECSALTQNNLKHVFDCAVSAAIQHKHTGTIPKKISLIKRSKLFSVWRKIFGYF; encoded by the exons ATGGCAGAGGCCTGTCAGAGACGTGATAAACCCACCAAGCTGAGGGAAGAGCTGAGCTGCATGCTGGTCGGTGATGGAGCTGTGGGGAAGACCAGCATGATCATCAGCTACATCTTCAATGGATACCGCAGCGAGTACAGGCAAACCGCCTTTGATGTTTTTACTG GTTTGGTTCATGTGAACGGCCTCCCAACTCGGATCAAACTGATAGATACAGCAGGACAG GAGGAGTTTGGACATCTACGTTCTCTGTGCTACGCCCATGTGGACGTCTTCATCCTCTGCTTCAGCCTGGTCAACCCCGTCTCCTTCGAAAACATCACATCCAAATGGATCCCGCAGATCCGGGCCGGCAACCCAACCTCTCCTATAGTCCTGGTTGGAACTCAGTCCGACCTCAGCCACAATGTGGACGTACTTATTCATCTGCACCAGCGGAGCACCAAACCAGTGCACTGCAGCCGGGCCAGAAGGCTGGCACGCAGGATCAGAGCTCACGACTACGTGGAGTGTTCAGCTCTGACACAAAACAACCTCAAACATGTGTTTGACTGTGCTGTATCTGCTGCCATTCAGCACAAGCACACTGGCACTATACCTAAAAAGATCAGCCTAATTAAACGTTCAAagcttttttctgtttggaGGAAGATCTTTGGATACTTCTGA